GAGGAAGTAGTGTAATTTGTCACTTCCCTTGCTGCCTCACTATCACGGTAGTTGCATTTTCCCACTGTATTTGGTCACAAACTTGAAAACAGAAATCTTTCCGTCTTCTTTCCAAAGGCTTTTGAATCCAAAAATGGAAATGGTTCCCTTCTATTCCCTTCCCacctttttcttaatatttctatttaaacaaatttttgaATCAACTGCCACTgtttaaatatctttagttTTCCTTTCTGTTTTTAGACTTAAGTCGATTGCTGGAAATTAAACAATGGATAGTATACAGTTCATAAAAATTTGAGGACTAAAATACCTAgtgttttgaaaaatttaaaagtacTGCAGCCATGTAAAATGACTGTCCATTGTGCTTGGAGTTGGAGGTGCCTGTTGTTTCCACTCTATGCTGGTTGTTAGATTTGTATATCCCTTCGTAGTTTTGAGAGCCACAATCTGTATCACGACATGACAACATGTTAAAACTGATAGTGAAGTACTGCAAGGAGCACTAACTTATCACTACATGAACCAAATTTGAACTCAACACGAAATTGATCAAACATATCTCAATACAAAAACTATCAGCTTTCTCCATCAGACTAAATTATGCTCGAGTGAGAAACAGTATTGGATGTTTGTCGTATTTGTGGATACTAAATAGATGTAAGCTTGTGGttatattttcaatttgtaACTTTATACGATGATTACCAAATTTTGCTGGGAGGTATTTTTGTTCACTTTGCTTGTTTAAATGATTTGTATCAAGTGTTTCATGCTAGAGCTCTATTTCATTTTtagtattttcaatttttaattctCTAATCTCGTTTTATGATGATAGGTCGAAACTGTTGTGGCTCGATGGCTTCCAGAAATTGCAAAACATTGTCACTGCCAAAGAACTAATGGATCTCCAAGAAGTGATGCGGGATAAGGAGCTTAATCTAAGAACCGACATTTATGAAATTCTTTTACAGGATGAATTTAGTCACGGTTTGTTGTGAATTAACAAACTTCAAGCTAGTTTTCTGTAGTTGATTGGGAAAACTCAAAAGAAAAGGAGGCAACAGTCTGTACATGTATCGGTTGTACAGATCGTAAGGGTATACAAATTGTGAATCGGCCTTGACTTGACGAACTTTTTGAATTCCATATGGAGGTTTGAATCCACTTCACCCTTCGAATGTATGTATGAGTATGGACCTTTTGGCTAAATTGTATCAACAATGTATGCTCTGTAAActctaataatgaacaatgctGGGTAGTAAGTTGGCTAATTTGGCATGTTTATTTTAACAGGTGAATTTGGCAATTCTGTGGATAAAAACTATAATTTGCTCATAGTAAAATTAGTTGTCCTAAAGTAGGCATTTGTATTTATTTGAGCAttttctttgagcaaaactTTCCATTTAAATGGTATTGCTTTTAGTTTTTACGAAATGATCTGCAATTGTTCCATTTAAGAACTTAATTCTTTTTactaaaagattaaaaaaaaattatgtttcaAAATAAACATTTCTATGTTCGAGCTTCTAGATATAGCTTACTCCCTCTGTTTTATTGAATTTAaagtatttttcattttcaaattatatGTTTCAAAATATGCATTTCCTTGTTCGAGCTTCAAGAAATGGTTTACTCCCTCCGTCTTATCGAATTTGccgtattttttattttggtctgTTCCACTTAATTGGCATTAATTctattttgaataataatttaccatttttttaatctcattcatacattttaactcttttattatcatccacacaatttattatttatttatttattatcgcTTTCTTAAAAGCGAGCAAgccataattttttgttttattcttgcTTGATAACCTATTGTTAGATACTTCTTCCGTTTCATTGAATTTGCAGTATTTCTATTTTGGTCTGCTTCACTTAATTCATATCAtttctaattttaaataatgGCCCActctttcttttaaactcaTCCATATATTAAAactatcttttaatttcattcacacaattcattttttttttatggattACTATTTTTGAGGAGTAAAATTTATCTAACATTTTGTTGCTACATGCATGTGACTCCTCCTTAGATGTTGACAACACATCTCTTGCTTCTAAGTGTATAGCTATAGCCTATTGATAAGAGGACAATGTCGTAGCTAGTAATAAAGACAATAATACTATAGCTACCGACAAGGACAATGCCAGCAATATTTTTTCTAATACCCATGATTCTCAAGAGACTATGCTTCTTCATATGATACAAGGTCACAAGCTTTGGTTGATGAGTTGTCTAACCATGCTTTTTCAGTTTTTCTGATACACATACTCACAACCTCTCTTTTGGTACCATTTTTTTGCACAATAAAGTTTGTTGTACAAAAGTTGTTGATCTTTCCTGTATTTTGTTACTCCTATTGATACAGTTGTTGATCattcaaataaaacaaacaaaaaaaataatgatgaaggcttcaatacaaatttttatattttcatatataaattgGCTCTTGGTCAAACTCTTTACCTACTCGCTGTTAGTAAAGCCAAAGGAATAGACAAAAGACGCTAATTTTAGGAACAATTCgacaaacatttttttataaagaagACTCATTTATTTCCAAATTTGGCTCTGTCAACAAAACAGACATGACCTTACATAACCTAAACAAGACAGCAGAATTGTTCAGAATGTACTGTTATGGGGAAGGCACTAATATTTGATATCAAGTATACATATGACAACATGAGACTAGAATTGGAATCTACTACTACTGTTCATATTCAAGCATTCTCACTTACTGCAGCAATTAAATCATCAGCAAAATGTGAGTTCTGCTATACAAGTACATCTCCTTTCAAATAAAGCCCCAATAACTCCAACTTTTGCTTTCCTGTTTCATTTTGTGATCTGATTCCTCCATATTCCAACTAAAAGATACAACAATGGCAAAACCTTAACCCAAAAAGATCGGATCGGTTGCGACCAAACGgtgataaaaagataaatacaAATGAGAACCAAAATTATAAGCCAGCCATCAAATCAGGAGCCAAGGCGCATCTTCAGTCCTCTGAAATGACACTGAAATAAAAGGTACTGAGAGAACTTTCATATAGGTGGGAAGGCACAAATGAACCTTAAATGTATACAATGCATCAAACATTGTCCTTCTGAAGCGTGAAAATTCCATAATCTTCCGGCAAAAGTCGTAACATTCATGCTCATAAATTCAGATGTACCAAAAGAAGTCCTCCAGCACTTGAGGGCCCTTTAGACAAGAGAAATTGAGTTATGCAAAATACAGCTTTCATTTTTACCATTGCAAATATTTGTCGTTCCCCTCGTCAACAATCCACAATCCTTCATCTATCTCACTGAAAAGCTGGTCCCAACTCCAGCCTGAATAGCCCCAAAAGAACCATAAATCAGTTGCAGAAAGATTTCCTGCTTTGATTTCCTTAATTTTATTTAGAGTTTCCAATTGGTCAAGAAAATAGACACCAGGTAGAACTTGAGGGTGCTGATCATTAAAAGAAATCTTAGTCAAGGAAACAAGAGGCATTTCTTGATGTATAACTGGGCCTCCAAATGAAACATGAGCTGCTTCTAGCAGTTTCGCATCATGAAATTGTGGCAACAAATTCCAGCTGTTGATAGGCTTGTTAATGATCAGACCTTGAAATCCTACATCATGAACGGCTCCCACAATCAGAATTCTGGCTTTGAAAAACGGGTTCAATTCCGACAGAAGCTCTGTGGCAATTAGAAATGAGCCAAATGTAACATCTCGTAGAGCAGCTTGTTCTTCCAACTTTATCACTGGCTTTTGTTCCTCTGCATTTTGTGCAATGGTTCCAAAATATTTATCATTAACGTCAGAATCTACACTCTTGAATGCCGCTCTGAAGTTTTCATTATGCTTTTCTTTCTCTAAGAATTCAGTCCACAGTGTTCCTGCAAAAATATTAGCAAAACAATAATGATTCTTATcacatcatcaaaaataaacaACTGACTCAAGAATGCAAGGCAAAAGTATCCCATTGAATCATTCCAGAATAGattgtaattaaaatataaggCTAAAGACCTCTCTTTgattgaagaacaagaagaaaaaatgCAAAGAAAACAAAGCATACACTAAAGAGCACACAAAACACACACACAAGAACACAAAGATGATTAATGAAGTATCTTGGATACCTACTCTCAAAAAAGATTGTATTTTTATTAACTAATCAACATTACATAAATGAAACAATCCTCACAAGCCTTGAGAACAACCTCACAAGCAAAAAGTTTccacctttaatgaaaacacACTCTAATACAAAAGAAGGAACTCTTTTGGCACTCAACCCTAGTTGCTTTCTATGTATTAGCCTTCCCTCATGCGTTCTATGTATTAGTCATCCTACATGCATTCTAATCTGATTTAAGGTCCTTACTCCTTATTAGTTCCTACACAAGTTAGAATAACCCTAGTCCAAGAAAGCATAAAACAGAAACCTGCGTTTTGGTCAGCTCCATGGTGCTTGAAAGAGCACATcatgtgctcgaacgagcaaatGTCCAAAAGCATTTTCTGACATCTTTGTGTGTTGTGCCTCATTCAAGGCACCTTCCTTCTTTCctcttgcctcgttcaaggcatgaaCCAAGACCCTCCTTGTGCACCTATTACattcaaatgtctcattttctcTATTGACATATTCACATTAcatgtctcattttcttaattaGTAACCTTTTTTCTTGCTTATACCCTTATGAGATCCAACATTTTACATAATAGTCAATAAAGTATTACTTGATCCCTTACTCACTCCTCTCATGTGGTCCCCCTCCCCTTTTCTAAAAATGGGGGCATTTTCAACTGggacatttgattagaataggaAGAAATAATACTTGGTAAAACTCATAAAGTGAACTCTATATGACCATGaagttaattatatatgtatcaaaacaaatttatatccaaaggctacatgaaccaaacgATGTGTATGATCACatactttaaaaaaaagatgaatcTGATCACCGATGACATACCACAACCTTGAGCAAATGCCATTCTGTAATTTTCAAAGAGACAAGCCAAAAGGAAAGCACGCTTTTATTTTGAAACAGAAAAAAGTCCTAAGTTATAAAATGAGCATGAATATCACATTGGTCTAACCAAATTTAAGAGAACCCAAAGGTAGGGGAACGTGGGTTCAcaagaattcaaaataatacgATGTATGGTGATATCTACCTTTCAGTTTGGCAAGATTATGAGATTTGCTTCCGTGGTTGGATATAAACTTCAATATGTCTGCAACCATCATATTCCCATCATAGACAATAGCAGTCTTCCTCTCTGCTGGAAACAGCACCAAAATTGGATATACTTCCCTCTGCAAAATTAAACCCAAAGATACATCACACTAATGTAGTTATCCTTTCCCTTTTCTTCAGTATTGTTGGTGAAGAGCAATCATAACTCATAAGTGCCTAAAAATATTATGAACATTACAAATAACAAACACTcacattttttcaaaaatcaaatatgCTTTAAAACTGTTTATCAGCTTTTGAGCAAAAATGTGTGCCTCACCTACAAAAAGCTCGAGCTTTCGTCTTGTGCTTAGGCTGTAGCACCTTGTGCACTTCGTGCCTTTTAAAATGAAGCGTCCACATGACTTCCCCTTCATTCATTCTGATTATGTTTCAATAAATTAATAGTGCTTGTTATTTGCACTATCATGTCATAAATAATTGTAAGGTACTTATGATTGTCCTTCAgtaaataaacttttttatatCTTATTTCGGTAACAGAGAAAAAGAGTGAACTGGGAAGGGTCACATTATACCAGGAAATGgtaacaaacaaaaaatcatactcatcaATTGTCAAGCACACTCCTATAAATGAAGGTAGTGGGAATAACTATGTCCTAATAGACTGCAATGTACAAATAACAGAGTAATACATTCACTAGTAACTAGTAATTATAGGTAACCACCAGAAACACTTACAGCACTACATAGGTTAAAGAACTTACTTGACCAATAGATTTAAGAATCCAACTGCAATCATTTAGCGTGCAATCAATCGAATAAAATGCTGGCAGCTTAGAAATAACATCCTTCAAGTCATCTGTCACAATTGTCACAAACGAACTATGAGAATAACAACTTGGACCCTATTTCCAACACATAGTGTAAAGTGTTAAAAAATCTCTTAGCAACATCCTGCTCTCTGCATCAATTTTTTTCAGTAcccaattcaattttaactaaAATAGAATTAAGGTTAGCTGaatataattgatttttattgagcCTTGTGCTCTTCACctgatttgtttaattaaaaagcTTTTTACTGATTAATAGGGATTGTTACTTATTGAAACTGAATTTCTGATTCAAACTGAATTTCATTGAACAAAACAATTTTATTGATTATCAAGTGTTTTTGAAGTCACAAATTTTAGCTGATAGTATCTTTTGCTAATTAATACAGATTATTAATGAATATtggaaaatgatatatacagcCCTAAGggctatataaaaaaaagaatcttgtatttaatttaatattatttttgctttgtaaatataagcatttaattatactttcttattttatcatttattatttcttgGGAAGTTAAAAatcattatataaaatattaattgtttttcaattctagatTAAATTctcttgaaaatttaaaattataaatgataaagagaatttgttaatttttatgtacagCCATAAGGGCTGTATCATGACCATTAATTTATAAggcaaagaaaaaaacaaagttcTTCAGCCAAATCATCAACCTAAATGACAAACAATTTGAATGTTCAAGCATTTAAAACTTCTCCTCCAGGAGACTTTGTactaacaattttttaaaagcaGAACCAAAAAAATTACATTGCTATCACGGACACTGATAACAAGAGGAAAGGTTTGAATCGGGCAGAAAAGTGTAGGTAAAGAAATCTCGCTGTGACGACTTGTAGCACAAGGATTAAGCATTGCACATCTTGAAGGGAACAAACAGAAATAAGAAACTAAGATGAGATTTTCAAATCTACCTCAATGTTATCTGCCAAACAGGTGAAGGAGGTTAGACTCTCTTAAGAAGAACGTGAAAACAGAAACCAGGGAGAATTAAAGGGAAGATGATCGGAAAACGAAACCAGTTAAGGTGTGAAACATTAAACCCTTTCAAAAATCTTCCACTATTACAAAAAACTAATATCCTcccaattattttcaatttctaatGTTGGTTCCTGTTTAACAGTTTGCTGTTACAAACCAACTCACCCCTCCCCTCCACCCGGTACCTCGTTATGTTTCCATATTTTCTTTCACTCTATAAAATGGACCATGCATTTACCAGGATGACCTTTTGTTCAATATGTTCTTCCAAGCAATAAAAAAATGGGTTCTTGGAATGTGTACAAGGATGCCACAGACAGAAAGGATGAAACACTAGAAATTacggaaacaaaaaaaagataCATTAGCATCTTTTTGTTGGATCGAAGATACCTGCCTTGAGAAAAAATCTCCTTGTGTCTTGGTTCCGACTCAACCATGTCAATGTAGCCTTTCAGGGCCCGGTGCACTTCACGAACAATTAATTCCATTCTCTGACAAAAACCGCACCAGCTATTGCTGAAAATCACAATCACATCCTTATGCCAAGCATTGGTTGCATTTTGGACATTCGATTCACTAGAACCAAGAACTAACTCAGAGAAAGTATCAGCCGTAACACAAGGGATAGAATCCTTTTCACGAAAATCTAGATTAACAAATGGTGGTTGTGGCATTTCCATAGACGTCTGCAAGGGTCCAGCGCGCTGATATGGAACAAGACTTCCattaagaaatttattaataaacgtCATTACAGAATTAACATTGTAAGTTGCTTCTTCAGTTAAGACATAGTGCTGCTGGGTCAATGGATCAACTATCACTAGTCGTGGAACTTCTGAGTTAATTACAAGAGATCTAAGAAATTTGTAGTTACCATcactaaagaaaaatgaaccgTTAAAGGCATTGAAATGATGCCTGAGACCATCCGACGCATCATTATCAGCATCAGTCTCCATTCTCAAATCTTTATTTAGGGAATACATAATTTCATGGTCATTGGCAGATTTCTCAGGATCCACAATTCCAGAATGTTTACTTGCACTATCAATAGATGCTTCCCCGTTACTATACTCAAATGGAGCTTCAATATTAGTAGATTGAATTTGTTGATTCATGTCAACTGCCAAGTCATCTCTTAAATCTGTAATCTTCTCATCAATACTTTCTTCGGGGACTTCATCCAATTTCGTGGCTGAATCCTGATTCAGACTTTCTTCATGAGAAGACAAGACATCAGCAATCTTTATGTCTAAATCATCAGAAAGCAGTTGGAAACCTGCTTCCTTTGCAAGAGAGCTTAATCTCGCTTGCTTCTTTTGCCCAACCAAATATGTCAAGATCTCATGTAAAGAACCACCTTGCAAATTTGAAGCTTCATTGCCTAAAGTAATTTGCTTTCCTTCATTTATAATCATGATCGAcattttatcttttgattttatttgaggTGAAGGTGATAACAGTAATCTATGATTCTTATAGATGCCTGGAAACCCTTTATAAGAGTGAAATGATCTTTTTGGCCAATCACCACTTTGCCGGCCAATAGGAGACGAATTCCAAAATTGCAACGCTACTTCTTTGAACGCATGAAGAGCTTTCTGACTTTTGTTTCTAGTTTCTACGGAGTCAGATGCTCTGTCAACAAAGAGTATAACAGATGGCTTATCAATAGGTAGAGCAGGTCCAAATCCCTCTCCAGCATCTGGCAACTGACATGAGAACCACATTTTCAGCACAAATGAAAGAGTATTAATCAAACAAGTCCAAAATCAATAAAGACCTTCATGTGTGAGTCTGGCAATGAGATAACAAACCAGAGTTTCAAAGATACATTTTTCAGCACAAATGTAAAAGTATTAAACAAACAAGATCCAAAATTAATAAAGACCTTCACGTGTGAGTCTGGAAATGAGATAAACAAACCAGGGTCTTAAACTTCATCTATTAAAAGAAACGATGTAAAACATAGAAACCTTAAATCTATTAAAGACAAAAAATTTGGAGGAAAAAGGATGAGTATGGAAGCaattataaaaacatttaaTGCTGGTAAACCTCTTTTTTTCACCAAAAACTGAACGAAGCAAGGGTTTTTACCTTATGATTAGGCTTTCATTCCAAAGAGGGAACTGGACTTGTAATATTAGACTACCTTAGATACATGTTAAAACTCTCAAAACTAACCCAAGAACTAACATCCATAGTCACTCTTGGACCAAAGATAAGTAGAATCACTCAATTTCATTTCTTGCAACTAATGGAGTACTTACTTACAAAAATAAACCACCATGAACTCTTTCATATTCTAAGAAGGTACTTAAAGCCGCAAGATTGTATGTTTGATCCTTGAGTCTCCATGTGCAGTACTTGATTGGAAgttgtaaaaaaattaagttggaGGTCTTTGACTCAAGACCATCAATTATATGTTTTCCTAAGCCTAGGAGTGGTGGCAATGCTTTAGATGAGCTTTTCACAAAAATTTAGTCCATAATTTCACCTTGCTTTTGCTCCTATGCATGTTGAGTCACCCAACCACATCCCTATTATGAGccattattgttatttcaatCATTAGATTTAGTGCACGCTACAGTTTGCAAACCTCAAAACCTTTGACAAAGTTTAATTGTACCCATACCATCTCTAGTACCAACAGTCCCTATGAAGCGATCCCATACTCACCACATTACTATACTATCTCTATGTGGTAGCATGTGGTCTCTGAAGCTTCATTCGACTCCCATGAAGTAACAAAACTTTGGGGGCAATCAAGCAACATTCTACATTACGTAGACATAGATGCACATACCGGGGTCCGACACGCGTTCGATTGCCCGACTTGACaatgcttgaaattatttgACTAGGGAACACTGTCCAGCTTTGGACACAGAGACAACAATCAGCATATCAAAATTAAACATTAACAATAGATGTTgatctttcttatttttcattttaaatatattaacaattgatatttttaatatcATGAAATAAAGTGTATTGAGcagataatatttatttatttataatttaagttattttagAAACTAATAAATTACTAAATGTTTGTCCAAGTAGACATAATAAATCCAAAACCTACTTGCTTAGTTCAAAAACTAAGAATTAAACCATAACAGATAATAAGAGAGAAAAATTCAAAgacaaaataaacatgaaaatatttcattaccccaatgtcattaagtaaAATAAAGGGAAAATAAGAGAATGAATAAACTTGGAGTAATAAGGTCACAGCAATCTGACACATCACGTGGGATACCTTGAAGAAAGCCAAAAAGTAAAAGACAAAAGAACAAATGCATAGGTAAAAGGACTAATCACTCGCTTTTACCCTCATTTCACCATCTAAGTCCTCAAAGGTGAAAGAAATCACCATACTCAAGGTCCTTTTCTCCCACATGTTGCAATCTCGTTATCTCCCTTTCTACTATAAATCATTTGTGCTTCAAGGATCGAGTCCAAGTGATTTTTCCCGAATCAGATCCCGATTCAATGTCCGTACCCATATCGTTTTGTGTAGACACAAGTAGAGAGGGTCTCATGGTGTGTCTCGGACTCGGTAACACGGGTAGCATGTGTATAATAAAGCAAGTAATTGTTTAATGGGCTTGTGGGTTTTGATTGAATTAAAGTCATGAATGCGGGTGGCAGTTTAAGTTACCAAGTCTTGGCTCACTAGATGCGGACACCACCCTATGATCTCAAGGTCATGAATTCGAATTCCACCAAATGAGGATACGAGAAGAGGTTTGTCGTATCATCCTCCTTCCAAAATTCAAGAGCCTTGGTACTTGGTAGTACGCCACATATGATACATTGGATCTCCGATAGTGTAAAATATCGACCACATTACACCGTATTGAAAAGATTTTTGAGATTCATAACTACAAAACCATCTACATTGAGAGCAAAAGTGGTTTTGTTATTGTTAGCGTAATCAAGGCCACATAAGATTTTCCACAATAGTCTCAAAATTCAGGCTTGGGCCATAGCAATGTATCCCGTGTGGTAGTCGAACCTACTTAGCCCTCCAGGCTGGCCATGGGGTGTGAATTTCATCAAGTAGCCACAAGTTCACCGTTGAGGTAACTTGATGTGCTTCATAAATAAAGACAAGGGAAGGTGGATTAGAAAAAAATTGTGATCAACCATGAGGGTAGTGAGTGAAGTAAGGGTGGGTCATGATTAGTAGCAGATTTGATGGAGGGTGAAGCACAGAAGGTTAGGATAGAATCATAGTGTAGGCCGGCTCAAGGAATATCGCatgatttcatttgatatttggtGGTAGGATGTAACACACCAGTCAATACACGTTACCGAAACTTGATAGTTTGGACAATTCGAGTTCACCCAATGACTCCCGAAAGAACTTcccttattattaatattccaAAAAGCTAATCAATTATTACAAGGGTGGCTCTATATATAGCCTAAGCCCCCAAAAGACAACTAAAGATGACAACTATTCTAATTACAAAATACTAAGACTAAAAAATATGAAATGTCGATAATGCCCTTGGACCCTTTGACCCGAGTCATGACATAGGATCATATTGCAAAATATTAACCGACCACATTCCAAAGGTTTTTGAGACTACCAACCACATCCGAGATTATACAGACAACCATATCAACAGTTAATCATTGTGACTGTTATCGGCTTATCGCAATTGCAACAAAAACTGCATTATTGCACTATGAATAGAATAGGTGATAGGGAGGCAGAGGTTGGCAGCTAAGGTGTGGAGTAATGATTTTTGTGATGTGGTGATAGAAGTTGAATGCGACTATGGGTAAGGTTGCATATATCCACCATACTACATCCCATTTGGCATTAAGGCAATAGCATTTGTTACCATATACTTGTAGAGAGCCAAAAGGCAAACGCTCAACACAGATTTGGTTGGAAGTCATGTGTACCAAGTACCAATTCTACATAACTTTACCAACTAAACACTTGGCATCCACAATAACAAAGAATAATTATTATGGTTCCAAATAGTAAAATTGATTTAGGATGGCTAAAAAATCAGAGATAAGACCTGAAAGACTGACTATAGCTAAACTCCTTTTTCACGACGTACCGACTACCCCAACTAGTTTAATTTCAGAGAAgcagaaaacaaaaaaatatcatcAT
This genomic stretch from Amaranthus tricolor cultivar Red isolate AtriRed21 chromosome 9, ASM2621246v1, whole genome shotgun sequence harbors:
- the LOC130824390 gene encoding uncharacterized protein LOC130824390 isoform X1, yielding MVTLSKIMVLRRLLVFSFLLLTIHAISAKSKNNLEFKWQTLSSANFSSQIRIHPHVLLFVTVPWCGESRSLMDELSKKLAIEQEKYSSLKLMLVNRNVENRLADSLGAVEGLTVLCYHHAVSYKYKGIFRVQNILSSMYYLISNSVENIPLKRLGNSDELEMFLASTDKAVLLLETCGWTSKFLKQTGNETVQALQESLFPGNSNRGTNQTLASKMQKDLKDVENDMNFDVQHGYGGSPWVGEFSAENVTESPANEVMQSTVGTSCSFEEYTKFKAFFSKFMAFVRDVYLPPQRQRYGFMSDRSLLLTLGIEDSDQWSLIISYVGCPGCLWNFKDEKYIQNALEMRDLPVMELPDAGEGFGPALPIDKPSVILFVDRASDSVETRNKSQKALHAFKEVALQFWNSSPIGRQSGDWPKRSFHSYKGFPGIYKNHRLLLSPSPQIKSKDKMSIMIINEGKQITLGNEASNLQGGSLHEILTYLVGQKKQARLSSLAKEAGFQLLSDDLDIKIADVLSSHEESLNQDSATKLDEVPEESIDEKITDLRDDLAVDMNQQIQSTNIEAPFEYSNGEASIDSASKHSGIVDPEKSANDHEIMYSLNKDLRMETDADNDASDGLRHHFNAFNGSFFFSDGNYKFLRSLVINSEVPRLVIVDPLTQQHYVLTEEATYNVNSVMTFINKFLNGSLVPYQRAGPLQTSMEMPQPPFVNLDFREKDSIPCVTADTFSELVLGSSESNVQNATNAWHKDVIVIFSNSWCGFCQRMELIVREVHRALKGYIDMVESEPRHKEIFSQDDLKDVISKLPAFYSIDCTLNDCSWILKSIGQREVYPILVLFPAERKTAIVYDGNMMVADILKFISNHGSKSHNLAKLKGTLWTEFLEKEKHNENFRAAFKSVDSDVNDKYFGTIAQNAEEQKPVIKLEEQAALRDVTFGSFLIATELLSELNPFFKARILIVGAVHDVGFQGLIINKPINSWNLLPQFHDAKLLEAAHVSFGGPVIHQEMPLVSLTKISFNDQHPQVLPGVYFLDQLETLNKIKEIKAGNLSATDLWFFWGYSGWSWDQLFSEIDEGLWIVDEGNDKYLQW
- the LOC130824390 gene encoding uncharacterized protein LOC130824390 isoform X2; protein product: MKLCKESLFPGNSNRGTNQTLASKMQKDLKDVENDMNFDVQHGYGGSPWVGEFSAENVTESPANEVMQSTVGTSCSFEEYTKFKAFFSKFMAFVRDVYLPPQRQRYGFMSDRSLLLTLGIEDSDQWSLIISYVGCPGCLWNFKDEKYIQNALEMRDLPVMELPDAGEGFGPALPIDKPSVILFVDRASDSVETRNKSQKALHAFKEVALQFWNSSPIGRQSGDWPKRSFHSYKGFPGIYKNHRLLLSPSPQIKSKDKMSIMIINEGKQITLGNEASNLQGGSLHEILTYLVGQKKQARLSSLAKEAGFQLLSDDLDIKIADVLSSHEESLNQDSATKLDEVPEESIDEKITDLRDDLAVDMNQQIQSTNIEAPFEYSNGEASIDSASKHSGIVDPEKSANDHEIMYSLNKDLRMETDADNDASDGLRHHFNAFNGSFFFSDGNYKFLRSLVINSEVPRLVIVDPLTQQHYVLTEEATYNVNSVMTFINKFLNGSLVPYQRAGPLQTSMEMPQPPFVNLDFREKDSIPCVTADTFSELVLGSSESNVQNATNAWHKDVIVIFSNSWCGFCQRMELIVREVHRALKGYIDMVESEPRHKEIFSQDDLKDVISKLPAFYSIDCTLNDCSWILKSIGQREVYPILVLFPAERKTAIVYDGNMMVADILKFISNHGSKSHNLAKLKGTLWTEFLEKEKHNENFRAAFKSVDSDVNDKYFGTIAQNAEEQKPVIKLEEQAALRDVTFGSFLIATELLSELNPFFKARILIVGAVHDVGFQGLIINKPINSWNLLPQFHDAKLLEAAHVSFGGPVIHQEMPLVSLTKISFNDQHPQVLPGVYFLDQLETLNKIKEIKAGNLSATDLWFFWGYSGWSWDQLFSEIDEGLWIVDEGNDKYLQW